A genomic segment from Dermacentor silvarum isolate Dsil-2018 chromosome 11, BIME_Dsil_1.4, whole genome shotgun sequence encodes:
- the LOC119432760 gene encoding membrane metallo-endopeptidase-like 1: protein MRNKRLWSDTLVDFEGQLANLTAPPERRRNLMAIYHRTTIEELERNFTRVPLKHLISKMFSLVNITITGNETVELFDLEYYSKLDEFLQSANCTTLFNYAGLRKILEWAAHASEEFRNASFGLSKAISGVLAKKPRWEECVDTVNNALPEIVGYRYVKQKFSEKAKKEVEDLVKRIANVFNETIRGNEWMDNATKGAAESKLAKMAAKIGYPDWLLNMTYLEKLYKYVPALYLNSSFLEMHYAINENNMMRTLLKLRQPFDKDANWIIGAAVVNAFYSPSSNEMVYPSGILQGVFFQHGVPRSLNFGAIGAVVGHEMTHGFDDKGSQFDADGALKQWWTNETRTKFNDKAQCFVYQYGNITDKETNMTLNGANSVGENIADNGGLRMAFKAYEKLLEDECDGEDTRLPGLTHLSGKKLFFIAQAMVWCGLNRVERLKHLIQYDTHSPYRYRVEMPMKNMEEFSAVFNCPANSTMNPTERCRLW from the exons ATGAGGAACAAGCGATTATGGTCCGACACACTCGTCGATTTTGAAGGACAGCTGGCTAAC TTGACAGCACCACCGGAGAGACGACGCAACCTAATGGCAATTTATCACAGGACCACGATAGAAGAACTGGAAAGGAACTTCACTCGG GTGCCGCTGAAACATTTGATCTCGAAAATGTTTTCATTGGTGAACATTACGATCACTGGAAACGAAACAGTAGAACTATTCGATTTGGAGTACTACAGTAAACTAGATGAATTCCTTCAAAGTGCCAATTG CACCACGCTGTTCAACTACGCTGGCTTACGAAAGATTCTGGAGTGGGCCGCACATGCATCGGAGGAATTCCGCAATGCTTCTTTTGGGCTGAGCAAAGCTATTTCGGGGGTTCTTGCAAAAAAGCCCAGATGGGAAGAGTGCGTCGATACTGTGAACAATGCTCTGCCAGAGATCGTCGGTTACCGTTACGTCAAGCAAAAGTTCAGCGAGAAAGCAAAGAAAGAG GTTGAAGACCTTGTAAAAAGGATCGCGAATGTATTCAACGAAACGATTCGGGGAAACGAGTGGATGGACAATGCTACTAAAGGTGCTGCGGAATCTAAG CTTGCAAAAATGGCAGCGAAAATTGGATACCCAGACTGGCTACTAAACATGACATACCTCGAGAAACTTTACAAATAC GTACCAGCACTATACCTCAACAGTTCCTTTTTGGAAATGCATTACGCTATAAATGAAAACAACATGATGCGAACATTGTTGAAGCTCAGACAACCGTTTGACAAGGACGCCAA CTGGATTATAGGCGCGGCGGTTGTAAACGCCTTTTACAGTCCGTCTAGCAACGAGATGG TGTACCCTTCGGGCATACTTCAAGGTGTCTTCTTTCAACATGGTGTTCCACG TTCACTTAACTTCGGCGCAATCGGTGCTGTGGTTGGGCACGAGATGACACATGGCTTCGACGACAAAG GAAGCCAGTTCGATGCGGATGGTGCATTGAAGCAATGGTGGACCAATGAAACTCGTACGAAATTTAACGATAAGGCGCAGTGCTTTGTCTACCAATACGGAAACATCACTGACAAAGAGACCAACATGACG CTCAACGGGGCAAACTCTGTCGGAGAAAACATTGCAGACAACGGTGGCCTACGTATGGCCTTCAAG GCATATGAAAAACTGCTGGAAGACGAATGCGACGGTGAGGACACCCGCCTACCTGGGCTGACGCACCTGTCAGGAAAGAAGCTGTTCTTCATCGCGCAGGCAATG GTGTGGTGCGGTTTAAACAGAGTGGAGCGGTTGAAGCACCTCATCCAGTATGACACGCACAGCCCCTATCGATACAG AGTCGAAATGCCCATGAAAAACATGGAGGAATTCTCTGCCGTATTCAACTGTCCAGCAAATTCGACGATGAACCCAACCGAAAGGTGCAGGTTATGGTGA